A DNA window from Impatiens glandulifera chromosome 7, dImpGla2.1, whole genome shotgun sequence contains the following coding sequences:
- the LOC124910038 gene encoding putative nuclease HARBI1: MADTNLIPSTFYSCVEEATENIVEEMDDIYLERMSHRAYTNGFVLVQKLLHNPSSCLFEFRMDSIAFNMLVNELTTKYGLNNQNKGLFPEESLAMFLRQVGQHAATMSNQTWFKYSTETINRHFHRVLKALVLMANDQILPVDQKIVHPKLREEKYKYFKNCIGAIDGTHIKLFGPKEEIIKYIGRKGYSTQNILAVCDFDMCFTYASVGWEGSAHDAGILKTVISDPNYRFPHPLSNKYYLVDAGYKNKRGYLAPYRQTLYHMEEIQRCPPPNSSQTTFNKIHSSLRTTIERTFGVWKKKWRILENLCGFSIKTQTHIVVATMCLHNFVRRNVIDEGVDDNAEDGHSNNNYDDDENDYILEESIDHNEGEEMRVFRDSLASKLWQRRCRERAM, encoded by the exons ATGGCGGACACAAATTTAATACCATCAACGTTTTATTCGTGTGTCGAAGAAGCAACTGAAAATATTGTAGAAGAAATGGATGATATCTATTTGGAAAGAATGAGTCATCGAGCTTATACAAATGGATTTGTATTAGTACAAAAGCTACTGCATAATCCAAGTTCATGCTTATTTGAGTTCCGTATGGATTCGATTGCATTTAATATGTTGGTTAACGAGCTGACTACTAAGTATGGATTAAACAATCAAAATAAGGGTCTTTTTCCAGAAGAATCACTCGCAATGTTTTTAAGGCAAGTTGGACAACATGCAGCAACTATGTCAAATCAGACGTGGTTCAAATATAGCACCGAGACAATCAATAGACATTTTCATCGTGTCTTAAAGGCATTAGTTCTAATGGCTAACGACCAAATCTTACCGGTGGATCAAAAAATCGTTCATCCAAAATTAAGAGAAGAAAAATACAAATACTTTAAg aatTGTATAGGTGCAATAGATGGTACACATATCAAATTGTTTGGGCCCAAAGAAGAAATTATCAAGTATATTGGGCGTAAAGGTTATTCGACTCAAAATATACTTGCGGTATGTGACTTTGATATGTGTTTTACGTATGCCTCAGTTGGTTGGGAAGGATCTGCCCATGATGCTGGAATTTTGAAAACGGTTATAAGTGATCCCAATTATCGTTTTCCACATCCTTTGTCAA ATAAATATTATCTTGTTGATGCTggctataaaaataaaagaggttATTTAGCTCCGTATAGACAAACTCTATATCATATGGAAGAAATTCAGAGATGTCCACCGCCAAATTCATCACAGACAACATTTAACAAGATACATTCATCCTTAAGGACTACAATTGAACGTACATTTGGTGTGTGGAAAAAAAAATGGCGAATTTTAGAGAATCTTTGTGGATTTTCGATAAAAACTCAAACACATATTGTTGTAGCAACAATGTGTTTACACAATTTTGTGAGACGCAATGTTATTGATGAAGGTGTAGATGATAATGCTGAAGATGGTCACtctaataacaattatgatgatgacgaaaatgattatattttagaaGAAAGCATTGATCATAACGAGGGAGAAGAAATGCGTGTATTTAGAGATTCACTAGCATCTAAATTGTGGCAGCGACGATGTAGAGAACGTGCTATGTGA
- the LOC124945972 gene encoding protein PHOSPHATE-INDUCED 1-like, whose product MSSLVVFILLLISLFNVSFAVRNLNELVQDPNTLLHYHNGPLLSGKISVNLIWYGKFTPVQRSIVADFITSLSSSSSPVHSKPTVASWWKTTEKYYNLASTTYSTSAAKRKFRSPALSLSLADQIIDDTYSLGKSLTEQHLVTLAAKGGQRNAVNVVLTAADVVVDGFCQNRCGTHRSSKGASIDGKNYKFAYIWVGNSETQCPGYCAWPFHQPIYGPQSPPLVSPNNDVGLDGMIINLASLLAGTATNPFGNGYYQGAVDAPLEAASACPGIYGKGAYPGYAGDLLVDSNGASYNANGCNGRKFLLPAMYDPATSTCSTLV is encoded by the coding sequence ATGTCTTCTTTAGTAGTATTCATTTTGCTTCTGATTTCACTCTTCAATGTCTCATTCGCCGTTAGAAACCTGAACGAACTAGTTCAGGACCCAAACACACTGTTACATTACCACAACGGTCCTCTATTATCCGGTAAAATCTCCGTCAATCTCATCTGGTACGGTAAATTCACGCCCGTTCAACGTTCAATCGTCGCCGATTTCATAACCTCTCTCTCTTCTTCATCCTCCCCTGTTCATTCCAAACCCACCGTCGCATCCTGGTGGAAAACAACCGAGAAATACTACAACCTCGCCTCCACAACCTATTCCACCTCCGCTGCCAAGAGGAAATTCCGCAGCCCGGCGCTATCCCTCTCACTTGCCGACCAGATAATAGACGATACCTACTCTCTCGGAAAGTCACTAACCGAACAACATTTAGTGACGCTCGCGGCAAAGGGTGGGCAGAGAAACGCGGTCAACGTTGTTTTAACGGCGGCGGATGTCGTCGTTGATGGGTTCTGCCAGAACAGGTGTGGTACACACAGGTCTTCAAAAGGTGCCTCAATTGATGGAAAGAATTACAAGTTCGCTTATATCTGGGTTGGAAACTCTGAAACACAATGCCCTGGTTACTGTgcttggccatttcatcaaCCCATTTACGGTCCACAGAGCCCACCGTTGGTTTCCCCTAACAACGATGTGGGTCTCGACGGAATGATCATTAACCTCGCCAGTCTTTTGGCCGGAACCGCCACGAATCCGTTCGGTAACGGCTATTATCAAGGTGCAGTCGATGCTCCTCTGGAGGCAGCTTCTGCTTGCCCTGGAATATACGGAAAAGGTGCCTATCCAGGATACGCCGGCGATCTGTTGGTGGATTCTAACGGAGCTAGTTATAATGCTAATGGATGTAATGGTCGGAAGTTTTTACTTCCGGCCATGTATGATCCTGCTACATCCACATGTTCCACGTTGGTCTGA
- the LOC124945663 gene encoding 7-deoxyloganetin glucosyltransferase-like: MHAVCIPFPIQGHINPMLKLAKLLHARGFYITFVNSEFNHRRLLKSRGPHSLDGLETFRFETIPDGLPESDVNATQDITSLCKSTTHTCLAPFKHLLSKIRDAGAPPTTCIISDGTMSFTLDAAEDLGIPQVLFWTTSASGFMTFVQYTNLKDKGYTPSKDESYLGNDYLNTIIDWIPGMEGVRLKDFPSFIRTTDPNDFAVHFVINEINRAKRASAIVLNTFNELEPDVLRSLSTILSPPIYTLGPLHLLTKLELQNNESGLRAMGSNLWKEETECLQWLDSKQEQPNSVLYVNFGSITVMTANHFLEFAWGLANSEKQFLWIIRPDMVAAGETAILPAEFIEETKERGMVASWCPQEKVLAHGAIGGFLSHSGWNSTIESISAGVPMICWPGFSEQPTNCWYCCEKLGIAKEMNREVKRANVEGLVRELMDGEEGKKMREKAMGWKKKAEETVGAGGSSHGNLDKLIHQVLFPLREDY, encoded by the exons ATGCATGCCGTTTGCATACCATTCCCAATTCAAGGCCACATAAACCCTATGTTGAAGCTGGCCAAGCTCCTCCATGCTCGAGGGTTCTATATAACCTTCGTCAACTCCGAGTTCAACCACCGCCGGCTCCTCAAATCTCGTGGCCCTCATTCCTTGGACGGTCTCGAAACCTTTCGATTCGAGACGATCCCTGATGGCTTGCCAGAGTCTGACGTGAATGCCACTCAGGATATCACATCTTTATGTAAATCAACCACCCATACATGTTTGGCCCCGTTTAAACATCTTCTCTCCAAAATCAGAGACGCAGGAGCTCCCCCGACGACGTGTATAATCTCAGACGGGACGATGAGCTTCACTCTCGACGCAGCCGAGGATTTGGGCATTCCTCAGGTCCTTTTCTGGACTACTAGTGCTTCTGGATTTATGACTTTTGTTCAATATACCAACTTGAAGGACAAGGGCTATACTCCGTCTAAAG ATGAGAGTTATTTGGGAAATGATTATTTGAATACGATCATAGACTGGATCCCAGGAATGGAAGGCGTGCGGTTGAAAGACTTTCCAAGCTTCATCCGAACCACAGATCCCAATGATTTCGCCGTCCACTTCGTCATTAACGAAATAAACAGAGCTAAGCGAGCCTCCGCCATTGTTCTCAATACCTTCAATGAACTAGAGCCCGACGTTCTTCGTTCCCTGTCTACCATCCTCTCACCACCAATATACACCCTCGGCCCCCTCCATCTCCTTACGAAATTAGAGCTTCAAAACAACGAATCAGGTCTCAGGGCTATGGGTTCCAACCTCTGGAAAGAAGAAACAGAGTGCCTTCAATGGCTCGACTCCAAACAAGAACAACCCAATTCAGTCCTCTACGTTAACTTTGGAAGCATAACCGTGATGACGGCGAATCATTTTCTTGAATTTGCATGGGGATTGGCTAATAGCGAGAAACAGTTTCTCTGGATCATAAGACCCGACATGGTGGCGGCGGGAGAAACTGCGATCTTGCCGGCGGAGTTCATCGAGGAAACTAAGGAAAGAGGAATGGTGGCGAGCTGGTGCCCACAGGAAAAGGTGCTGGCCCATGGAGCAATTGGGGGTTTTTTGAGCCACAGTGGATGGAACTCAACAATTGAGAGTATTTCCGCCGGAGTCCCGATGATCTGCTGGCCGGGTTTTTCAGAGCAGCCCACGAATTGCTGGTACTGTTGTGAGAAATTGGGGATTGCGAAGGAGATGAATAGAGAGGTGAAGAGGGCAAATGTGGAGGGACTGGTTCGAGAATTGATGGATGGAGAAGAAGGAAagaagatgagagagaaagcaATGGGGTGGAAGAAGAAGGCGGAGGAGACCGTTGGCGCCGGCGGATCTTCACATGGAAATCTCGACAAGTTGATTCACCAAGTGCTTTTTCCTTTGAgggaagattattaa